TACAAATAATATGTAAATAACAGGATAAGCATTTTAAGTCACCATAGTTAGTAGCTAGTCTAGTACAAAGATATGCTAAGGTCAGATTGTGATATGACTTGTGCGCGCATGGGCAACAGCCTTGAAGATTCTAATGAGAACATCCCTACTGTGCGGAGGGGGCCTAAGAGAAATGGTCCAATCTACATGGTTACATATACTAGAGGCATTTCATTTTCTGTCTGTTGTGAGCAGCAGCCTGCTGGACAGTCCTGACAATCTGTTACTACTTGCTCAGAGTTGAGTTCAAGTGTTTACAAGCTGACCGAAGCATATTAGTACAAACAGAAATCGATGGTGTCTGGGACCAAATCAATCAATACTTCATACAGAATGAGATTATAGAAACGTGTGAAATAACAGTAGCTTTCAAACTGGACTCGGGTTTAGaagtttagaaaaataaacaatgaatTGACATAAAAATGCCACACCTTAATCATGGTATGTGTACTTGTATATTAATGTTTGTCAATTGATATAAGAAACTATTGATGAGATGTGAATGATAGAAGCTGGATTCAACTGTTCCCGAATTGCAGTTCTTTAGAACttcttattttgaataaagtttaGATAAAGGTTAGATGGGCTCCATTTGAGGGGATACTGTACTCCTTGCGATTGTTCAGTTGTTGCTGCTATTTGCGACTTCTATTTGCTGAAAatttacatttcaaaattcctggTCATTGCTCAAAAACCTGCACAGTGTTTGAAAATACCAGACTTTTTTGTTAAAGTCACATGTACGATAGATTGTGATCTTTGGGTTGCAGTGAAATGCTCAATGTGCAGTTTGACCATGCGAACACAGACTCCATACAATACCTAAACCTTCAACAGataaaaagaatatttaagtcatttattcatcattgaaatatatttcacccCAGAAATGAAATAGTGCATTATACTTCAGAATTATTGAATTCACTGATTGTAGTTCGATTTGttaagttttgaaattttatttacagaaTACGATTCTGTGAAAAGTGATACATTTATAATATGTATATTCTGTGATAGAAGGAATTTTCTTCggcaaaatatatttatttttgaaagcATTCCGATGAGGGCTTGTACTTCATACTTACACTTCTTAGTACTTACACATTTACTAAAATGATATCTTCTGCTTCCATAGAAATCTCCGTCCCACGATATATAAATCTATAACTCTCTGACtgtactgctgctgctgctgaaatGACAAACCAGGCCATTTTCACAAATAATTAGATCCAATTTTTACAAATGATAAGATgtgtgaaaaaaatacatttgagACTTCAGATTTTTCTGCTGGGATATGTGTGCATTTCATTAAAGTCTAGTTTAGCATTTAAAAGTCATGTGTTCCTTGCCTTCTACGGCTGTTTCATAAACAAGTTCACAACCAAATATTTCGTTTGGTTCTTTTCAAGTGTGAAAATTTACTATCTTAAccttcaaacatttttttgtaaaattttgtTGTGAGCCCCTTAGTAGTCAttatatctttcaatttatgcatttgttgttttttcacttttcatttttttcaattctttgtatactttatatgatatattctGGAAACAAATTACGCTATATGAACCACTGAAAATCTTGTTTTCAATCTTATCTGtcaaattttgtaaaaagtcTTCAGTGCATTTAGATTCATACGATACATGTACTGATGGAGCAATTACTGATTTTTGTGTCTCAAAAAGATACCGATCTCAAATTATGTACAAATCTTTCTGTTTCTTTTATTCCAAGTTTTCAATGGATATAAGTTTCAACTTTGGATTTTTCAGCTGTCGGTTTTTAGAGTCCTTTAATGACATGAAAACTATCAGTGAAGTTACTTTCATTTCTCAACTCGAAAATCATGTAATGCTATAATAAATATACTGTAAGTAGTTGTTGAAATAGTTgttatataattatatatttatgtaacTGGGGGAATTTGCCAATATAACGGCTAgtcaaaacaataaaatattagtTCAACAGTTAAAATTGATcagggttttttttttatttgccaATAATGATGCATGCAGTATTCCACTGGGCCAGTAGCCAGGATTTGTTTAGGGCAGTTCTTAATGGGGAAGCAGTTATCTTCGAGGAAAAACAAGAACCTGTGTAGACCTAACTAATATTTTGAGTAAGGTTTGAAAGTCTATTTTGGCTTAAGTTCGTAGTTAAGGGCAAGAAAATAATAGCCCTACCCCGTGCTGACCCATACCCAAACAACTAGACTTGATCCTCCAACCTCTAGCATGATGTCCACAGAGTCATAGTGAGTGACACGCATTCTTATAGTCGCCTGTATTATGTTACTATCGCATATTTGTCACTAAGGCCAGTGTAAAATGTGTGTTTATTAGCTGTTCATGGTGAGGGGCGCGTCCCGTCTATCCGGAGAGTGTTGTGAATACCATTCTATTGAGTTATCTAAGTGACAGGTGAACTCGGTTCTATTTACACTGACAGTCAGCGGGGAGTTTGTTTTAACAAGTGCCCCTTGAGTGCATCCGAGGTGTTACTTTGGTAGTTTTGAAGTGTGTTGAATGAGACCAGTTTCATAACCAATCAGCTGTTGTACCAATTGTCAAATGCTATATTCTCTTAGACTAGCACTACCATAGTTCCTTATCAGATGCATTGCTGGTTTGCAAGAGCAGTTCTTTAGTGCGTAGAAGGGATTTCATACGAATGAACTCTTGCAATCATATGAGCAAGTGGATTTCTATCACAACTCAAACCATTTCCGAGGCCAGTCCTTTCAGGAGAgtcaatacaaaatataatattttcaaGGAAACTTAATCTGAATAAAATTGCAAAACAGGAAAGGAAAATCTTTCTTAACAAAACTGGTagaaatttattattcaaCAATAATATAACTAATGACagatgataattattattacaacggtcaatgaaaatatgataatagAATTCACGACTGTATAAATCGAATCCCGGTTTCGCAGATTGTGAATTTTCTCCCACACGTTTTTGAAACGCAGCAAAACGACTGATCTTCGGAAGAATGTTCAAATCGAATTCGATCAGTAACGAATCTCGTCCACGCGTCGCACATATAATCCCACTCTACGCCGGTCTGATGTCGCTCTACGCCGGTCTGCTGTCGATTCGACGTTTCTTTCGTCGCTcggttttgaaaaattaaagttttcgtCGCGAGCACCGTCAGGTTATACGATTCGACTAATCTCCGTAAAATATTCACGATTCTGCGCGTGTTAGCTTCCTGTACGGCGCGACAATCGCCGCCGTTCGAGCGATCTAGCCAATAGAACGCTCCGATACTGTCGACAAAAATACCGGCTATTTCCGGTCGACTGGAGATGAAAGATTCGATCGAAAGCAACGTTATCAATAATTGGCTGCTGTTCGCGCAGCGtaaaatatgtatatttttcagtgCGTTTTTAACGAAATTTTCCGTTTCCTCTTCGGAGAATTTTCGGCCGTCGCCGCTCGACGAAACTCGTTCGTTCACGAATGTCTCGATTAACGTCGCGagttttaaaatcgaaaattgatAATCGGTATCGATGAAAACCAGTTCTACGCCGAGTCCGTATAGAGGAACACCGTTCCATTGTTCGGGTAAGATTGCGCGCGTTATCAGATGTAAAAGCGTTAATGTTTTCGCGGTGCCCGCGTCTCCGGTCAGTTCGTACACGCAACCGGCCTCCGGACCACTTTCTCCAAACAGATCGACGTGTAAACCTTTCAACGTCGATCGAGTCCCGAGCCttgaaaaaaactaaaacGAAAGAAGttgaaatggaagaagaatCGCACATCCAATAGACAGAGGAATCACTCCATTGTCATAAACAGTACAGTGACAGCCAGGGCAGATCCAGCCGGTCAATTTGACTATATTCCTAGAAATTACTGCAGCTATGATCTGCCAACGGCTACCAAGTATAGGTAGCAAGCATTGTACGTGTGAAGCTCATTAAAAGGGGGTTTGGGGTCCCCCCCCCAGGTCAGGAAACTTTTAAAAAATAACTTGTTTTCCAGAGAATACAGTACACAGTACAGTGGTCAGTGGAATTGGAATATAGCTTGTTGAATATAGCTTCCGTCCCTGCAGAAGAGAGTGAAACGGTGAATCCTGTCAAATTTAGAGTGGCTTTTCATTCTTTTTGATTCGTTCGAGGTAAAAACTGATCTGGAATTCGATTAACGTTACAATCAATGATTACCTGAATTCCAGATTCCATTCTCGCTAAAATGAGTTTCAAGTTTATAACCTCGCTGTCAAATAATTTGCGGCTCAACGACCttcaatttgattgatttagaTTTCTAAACTCAAAAAACTCGATTTATTGAGGGCAGGTTCCTGCCCTGAGAAGCAAggtggcctctcagggcaggttctGGAAAATCTGCAGAATGACTCATATCAGATGAGCTTAGATAATCCTGGTTGCACCGCCTGTTTTTGAATAATACATTCAGAAAGCACTACGATATGTTCTTTGTATTCTCATCGGCTATCATGTGTTCTAAATCCGCGCCTATCATGTCTTCTAATCGCCTATCATCGGTTCAGTCATAACGATTTCCATTTTAGCGAATCAACCTGTCACCTGAGGTCCCATCATGTCAGGTCAGGTCTTGggccctgacatgacaggttctggaaactctgcagacagacCTAAATTCACTACTGCCGCCGAAACAGGTTAAACTGCAGCTATGCAgcatgtcccgtgagaggacctggGGCCTGTGACGGGACAAGGATGTCCCGTCACAGGTCccgatggaaaatgaaaactttgcaTTTCGTAGACGAAATGTCGAAAGAAACTGCACTGGAATGGTTACTATATacactcaaaataatgttaagAACATGTTAATAATCGAAATTTGTTCgtaattttattatttcagatcaatgatatcatcaaatcgAAACATTAAATGTAATAATGAAGATCGGATCAAGAGAAGACAGAACCACAGCTatcgaaatttcaatttttagtgTATAGACTGACTCATACTATCGAAAATAAAGTGAATGTATCTTGACAATTTTGGTGCCAATGGTGTTAGTAACCGTTTGTTAAGCGTTACACTGCAAACAAAAGTAAAAGTGGAGGGGGCAACTTAATGGCCCTAGATCACTCTCGAGAGAGAATTCAAAGTGagggacccgattcaacacactgtcccgtgagaagacccgattcaacttactgtcccgtgagaggacccgatttcaaatactgtcccgtgagagggcccgattttaaataatgtcccgtgagaggacccgattcaacacactgtcccgtgagagggtccggttttaaatactgtcccgtgagatgacccgaatcaacttgctgtcccgtgagaggacccggttcaacacactgtcccgtgagagggcccgattttaaataatgtcccgtgagaggacccgattcaacacactgtcacgtgagaggacccgattttaaatactgtcccgttagaggacccggttcaacacactctcccgtgagaggaccttattttaaatactgtcccgcgaaggaacccgattttaaatactgtcccgcgagagggcccgattcaacacactgtcccgtgagaggacccggtttcaaataatgtcccgCGAGAGGGCCCGtatcaacacactgtcccgtgagaggacccgattttaaatactgtcccgtgagaagacccgaatcaacttgctgtcccgtgagagggcccggtttcaaataatgtcccgtgagagggcccgattcaacacactgtcccgtgagaggacccgatttctaatactgtcccgtgagaggacccgaatcaacttGCTGTCCCATGAGAGGACCcggtttcaaataatgtcccatgagaggacccgattcaacacactgtcccgtgagaggacccgattcaacgcACTGTCCCGTGAGCCAAACGTTGTTGAATGAGTATCTTTATGACAAATAGTGAATATTGGTGGAATATTTctctattttgatttataggtATCCGGCGAACGACAGGACCAAGACGACGACGTGGgcgatgatatttcaaacgtGAGCCAAAAGTTGTTGCATGAAAACTTCAAtgtacaatatgaaaaaatgatcaaatattgaaaaaaaatatattttactgtaTGAAATTACAGGTGTCCGCAGAAGACGGCTGGCTTAGATTGTATGACGACGTCTTTGACATACAAAATCTCACCGAGGCAGAACAGATTAAAATCAGTATGGAGTTATCACTCAAAGAGTCACATCTCCGTCAGAGTGCAGAGAAAAGGCTTCAATCTCTAGTTTCCGAATCCAATCTGAATATTGTGTCGGTCGCGGATGACGGAAGCTGCTTTTTTTGCAGCTGTTGTCGAACAATTGAGGCGAGAAAACGTTGACATAACAGCACATGAGCTACGATTAATGGCTGTTTCATACCTTTCTGAAAATAGGTATTGCGCTGTAAGTAAATTAAAAACCCATTGATATATCAAGACAGCACTacaataaatattatatacacATATTATGGTTTGCTTCGCTGGATGGGGCTGATAAGGCCGACTTTCTGGAGTCTCATCTGACATGGCCATTATATCTTAATAAAATGAGACAAAGAACCACCTGGGCCGATGCTTTAGTTGTCCGTGCCACAGCTGACTGTTAAGGGAGACCAATGGTACTATATACCAGTTCAGAGCAGTCAAACATCAATATGATAGATCCTGTCGAATGTAAAAATGCTGAACCCATCTTACTAGGGCATATTCAAGATATTCACTACGTTGCCCTAGTAAAAAGGAGCTATATCCCAAGACGACGCGTGTCAGTCGAGAGTGTCAGAGGGTAACCTTGCGGCCTAACCCACGGAAGACGGTAAGTTGATAGTATATGCCACCCCTTCTGACTATTTGGCAAAAATAATACAGCCATCAGAAGCCTTGTTCATGTCAGCTAAGggttaattaattgaatttcataGCGTCAAAGTGACAGTTACCTCTGAGAACCGCAGAAAAAAAGAAGACGGGTTGTCGATAAAGGAATCTACTGCGTTTGCAAGAAACCAGATGATGGAAGGTAAAGCttaattatatcatataaGATCAGGCTGTTGTTTTAAGATTCAGTCGTCATTGTCGAAAAAATCTTTTACCTTCACTTTCACTTTCACTTACCTTcactttcaaaattttctgcaTTTGCATTTTAGGAAGTATTTGCAATGCGATGAATGTAGTGGGTGGTTCCATCCGAAATGTATTGGTCTGAACGAAGATACTGTGGAGAAAATTGACTATAGATGCGAAACGTGTTTTGCAGGTAAGCGATGaactaaaaaaatattttgatcaaATAAGCTATGCCAATATCCTTGCTATGCTATCCTTTTATACAATGTGATTGCATTCTTTTTATATAGGTACCTAAACGATTCATTAAGAGTCAGGTATGGAATCCGATACATAATGCATACGAAACTCTTGCCATTTTCCACTAGAAAGCAATGaatcaaatgtttttcttttcgcAGCTTGGCGCGGTTGAATATCACGTTTCTCGTATAATTAATGCCGAGATAAAAGACAAGAGGTAAATATTGTACCTTAGTAGAAATCTCGCCagtttgttgaatttttcaaacttttgtTGATAATATACAATCTTTGGTTTCAGAAGGCCGGAATTCAGGAGACATTTGGACTTGATTAACAAAGACCATGAAAGAGCCGAAAAAGAACTGAAAGGATATGGCTATGGGCTTTTAACTGATGAGGTAAGCATTGATaacagaaaatatgaaatgcgTACAAATAAATGAGCTTTCTTTCGATCATcgtaatattcaatattttaaaggGCCATGCATATCTCTATAGTGTAATGAAATCATACGTCAGCCCTACCTTTGCGGACAAATCGTAAGTATATACATGAATCAGACGTGAAGTTTTTTTACTATATTTCGAAATgataatcaattcatttcaattacagGAAACCATATTCAACTCGCTACATGACCCTCCGACAACATCATTCTAAAATGCTGAATTCAGTTTTTAAAGAAGGAAAGACGTAAGTTCATTCTCATCTTCTATTGCTAATTTCTTAAAAGAATTTCATCCATGTTATAttcattgtattaaaatatttttcaggtcAGCAGTAACGTATGTTAATGACGTTTTGCTTAAAGAGGCCATTTGTTTATTGGTGTCAACCTACCGAAATATCACATACAACGAGGCTGATATTCTTGGAAGAAGAACAGAGGCCAAAAAACTAAAAGATGTACAACGACTAATGTCCAAATACTTCTTGCCAGATTATTGAAGAGTGAAGCAGTTTTCGATTCTTAAATGGGAGCTGTTGTAGATTGGTTATCCCGTAATGATTGTATTCTATGGAATAAGTTTTCTTGTTGCGATGAATTTTTGGATTGCTAGAGATGGTCTTTGCTGAATTTTGGTAATGGTTTTAATAGGAACCAGATTGTGACATGGatgtttgaattgttgaaatGCTGTCCAGTCTTCTAATAGATGTGTGTAGTATATAGCCTATAGAAGTTCTTTGCAATGATGTTTCAGAAGTTATGAATGATGGTTGAAAGATTCCAGCCGGGGCCGAGATGGTATTGTAAATTGTTGTTAATTAGTGGATCGTTTTATCTGCCTGGTTTGTTGTCGATGTCTTATGCTGTGTACTACTTCGtgttaaatattatttttgtaTTGTGTCTTAACAGACAAGGGCGTTTTCTGTCATCcaatatgaaatgataatttttggTTCAAATTATAATACATCTATCCGGAATTGGGAAATATTGCTGAAGAGTAAAAggggaaatatgaaagaattgATGATAACCTTTTTTACCGTGTAaagtaataattaataattaaatgATAAGTAATAATTTAGTTTGGCGACAAAGATTTAGTAATCTAAAATGCTAAATTGATTTCGAATTCCAACGTATGTTGTTTAtgttcaaatatgaataatatagTCTTCGAATGTAATATGGTTtacagattttgataaataaataactgaACATAATTTCACATATATACgatttgttttatgttttaaggGGACATAGCCAATTTGGCTTTTAGTACGTACATCCAGCCATCATTGTACGCatattgttgaaataataatttcttgTTGTAATTTTTATATATGGCAAAAATGCATTATCATTATGAGCATGGGACTCAACATTGACAAAGTGGACAATTTCATtagtcctctcacgggacagtgtgttgaaccgaGTCCTCTCACGTGACATTCTTTGAAaccaggtcctctcacggaacagtaagttgattcgggtcctctcacgggacagtgtgttgaatcgggtcctctcacgggacagtatgttgaatcgggtcctctcacgggacattatttaaaagcgggccctctcacgggacagtgtgttgaatcgggtcctctcacgggacagagtgttgaatcgggccctctcacgtgacattatttgaaaccaggtcctctcacgggacagtgtgttgaaccgaGTCCTCTCACGTGACATTCTTTGAAaccaggtcctctcacgggacagtaagttgattcgggtcctctcacgggacagtgtgttgaatcgggtcctctcacgggacagtatgttgaatcgggtcctctcacgggacagtatttaaaatagggtccacttacgggacagtgtgttgaatcgggtcctctcacgggacagtgtgttgaaccgggtcctctcacgggacagtatttaaaatcgggttccttcgcgggacagtatttaaaatagggtcctctcacgggacagtgtgttgattcgggtcctctcacgggacagtgtgttgaatcgggtcctctcacgggacagtatttaaaatagggtcctctaacgggacagtatttaaaatcgggtcctctcacgggacagtgtgttgaaccgggtcctctcatgtgacattatttgaaaccaggtcctctcacggAACAGTAAGTTGatccgggtcctctcacgggacattatttgaaaccaggtcctctcacgggacagtgtgttgaatcgggtcctctcacgggacagtatttaaaatcgggttccttcgcgggacagtatttaaaatagggtcctctcgcgggacagtgtgttgaatcgggtcctctcacgggacagtatttaaaatcgggttccttcgcgggacagtatttaaaatagggtcctctcacgggacagtgtgttgaaccgggtcctctcacgggacagtatttaaaatcgggtcctctcacgggacagtatttaaaatagggtcctctcacgggacagtgtgttgaatcgggtcctctcacgggacagtatttaaaatagggtcctctAACGAGACAGTAttcaaaatcgggtcctctcacgggacagtgtgttgaatcgggccctctcacgtgacattatttgaaaccaggtcctctcacgggacagtaagttgattcgggtcctctcacgggacagtgtgttgaatcgggtcctctcacgggacagtatttaaaatcgggttccttcgcgggacagtatttaaaatagggCCCTCTCacggacagtgtgttgaatcgggtcctctcacgggacagtatttaaaatcgggttccttcgcgggacagtatttaaaatagggtcctctcacgggacagtgtgttgaatcgggtcctctcacggacagtatttaaaatcgggttccttcgcgggacagtatttaaaatagggtcctctcacgggacagtgtgttgaatcgggtcctctcacgggacagtatttaaaatcgggttccttcgcgggacagtatttaaaatagggtcctctAACGGGGCAGTAttcaaaatcgggtcctctcacggaaCAGTGTGTttaatcgggtcctctcacgggacagtatttaaaatcgggtcctctcacgggacattgTGTTGAATCGGGACCTCTCACGGGACGGTAACTTGAATCGCGGGTTCCCGGCCGTTGTAAAATCCTGCGTGAAAAACGTGCATTCATATCCCCTATTGTCCCCCTGGCCCTGCAGTAAATTAGAATTTTTCGGTAGGCCcttatgtatttataaatgaaatcaaaatggaaaatgtaataattacAATCGATagttgaatttatttattcataatcgTTATAGGCAGAATACATAAGAATATATAAGGGACTCGAAACCGCTAGCATTGGAATCGACGTTTCATGTaagaattctacatttgtcccgtgagaggacccatGTCCCGTCACAGgcccgggtcctctcacgggacgcTGCAGTTTAACTCATATGCTGCCGCCTCGACGTCCACACCGGTACGAAGTTGCAGCTCTGTGCAGTGAGATTGATAATCCTCGTCCAGAGTAAGTGAAATTTGAGAGAACAACTTCAACAACACTAGAGTCTTTTCGACTTAACTCGCTTCCAGACCTAATCCTTTTTCACTCGCTGTGTTACACTTACACAGTTAGTTACAGCTACTTTCTTTTTTCTAACCGAACGCCGCAGGACTGCTGTGGGCCTGGCCCCTCCTCGGGCCTGCCTGCctcatcctcacttgccagctCTTAGTACACGCAGTATATACAGAGCGCCGTGGTGAACACACCATCTTATCCCAGCTACCGAGGCCGCGTACCTTAATTAAACTGCCCAGGATTGTTTAAGACGGCCCCAGGCAGTCTAATCTAGCCAATCAGGGTGTTTAGATCAGAGCCAGGGTTGTGTGGATCAGAGCCAGGGACTGCCGGGGTATGTGGATCAGAGCCAGGGACTGCCGGGGTATGTGGATCAGAGCCAAGGACTGCCGGGGTATGTGGATCAGAGCCAAGGACTGCTGCGGTGTGATTttacattcatattttgtttgttaatttattttcagatgacCCTTGTATTGAATAATGATCATTACGGTTGGGCGTACGAGGCGCCCCCTGTCGAGGAAGGCGCTACCCCGTGTTCTCTATGCTACGGTCGTGGAATATCGAAGTTACCGGATCTGACGAGTCTTCGCCCTCCCAGAGCAATGACTGTACGTACCTATACTACCTAAAGCATTTATCTCAACCGAGAGAGATTTTGTTTAGAAATACTAATTGAGGCGATTGTTTTTTGCAGCCCGGTCAATCACCGAGTTTAGGTAAGAAACCGAGTCGAGGACGAGGTCGAGCGAAGATTTTAGCCGATGTTGTCCACTCTGTTCAGTCAACAGTAAGTAAAAACAAACAATCCCTCTTTACATTTTATAATTGTCCGGAATCAGTTGCGCTGTTTTCCTGTTAAGACTCGATGATTTATACGTATTGGAAGTGAATGAATTTTTACTCCACTGTCGTCAAACTGAACTGAAAGTTTTCTCTGATTGATCAGATCCCAGATAAGCGCAGTCTTGTGTATTCAATACCCTTTAAGTATGTGCTGCTAATTCTTTAACCCCTAAACTGTCTCAAATTCCTGAGCTAACTCACTGAGGCCAACTTTAACTCTCCTGTTTAAGATTTCACAATTATAGACCTGTTCTACTGGTGTTTCCAATGACTTAATTTGTTACTATAATGGAACCTTGTGGGAAAAAGTGAAATTACTGAATTTAACGGGTATGAGCCAAGAGAGAACGGCTATCTGTGTAGCCTATCCGCCCCCAGGTCACCATTGACCCCcaaaattatctaaaaaatcagAAACGTATTTCATTGAACACAAAACAAcataatgattaatttcaaGCATAAGACCTTGTTTTAGAAGAAAGTGCAACTTCACTAAATTTAATTGGGGGAGCCACTTAGACCTCATTAATTCATCCGTTAAATGGTTTAAAGGGACTCGCATTAAGATGTGTATTTTGTTAAAGTTGTTAAaaggtaaaagaaaaatcattgacattttttcgcagAGTAACAAATCTTTGTCGCGCGGCAGTTCCTGTTCGAGTCTCAATCGCCAACAAATAACAGCTAACAGCACCGGTACTGCAGGTGCCGGCGCTGGCGGTT
This Tubulanus polymorphus chromosome 7, tnTubPoly1.2, whole genome shotgun sequence DNA region includes the following protein-coding sequences:
- the LOC141908437 gene encoding uncharacterized protein LOC141908437, which translates into the protein MNQMFFFSQLGAVEYHVSRIINAEIKDKRRPEFRRHLDLINKDHERAEKELKGYGYGLLTDEGHAYLYSVMKSYVSPTFADKSKPYSTRYMTLRQHHSKMLNSVFKEGKTSAVTYVNDVLLKEAICLLVSTYRNITYNEADILGRRTEAKKLKDVQRLMSKYFLPDY
- the LOC141908436 gene encoding DNA repair protein XRCC2-like, producing the protein MESGIQFFSRLGTRSTLKGLHVDLFGESGPEAGCVYELTGDAGTAKTLTLLHLITRAILPEQWNGVPLYGLGVELVFIDTDYQFSILKLATLIETFVNERVSSSGDGRKFSEEETENFVKNALKNIHILRCANSSQLLITLLSIESFISSRPEIAGIFVDSIGAFYWLDRSNGGDCRAVQEANTRRIVNILRRLVESYNLTVLATKTLIFQNRATKETSNRQQTGVERHQTGVEWDYMCDAWTRFVTDRIRFEHSSEDQSFCCVSKTCGRKFTICETGIRFIQS